A genomic stretch from Pseudomonas sp. MUP55 includes:
- a CDS encoding TonB-dependent siderophore receptor — protein MPARLGLSPLSKALSMRRALNMNLLPSALALAVSLPIAGYVQAQEIELNIPAQPLGSALQEFGRQANVQVLYSPGDVQGKNSRAVKGKMQPQQAIDALLNGSQTTYSLNGNTLTVAAASTGGGLELSPTEVTANYLGNVTEGSGSYTPGTIATATRLTLTPRETPQSITVITRQHIEDFGLNNMDDVMRHTPGITVSAYDSDRTNYYSRGFSVNSFQYDGIPSTVRNVGYSAGNTLSDMAIYDRVEVLKGATGLLNGAGSLGATINLIRKKPTSDFKGHVQLGAGSWDNYRSEVDVSGPLTDSGNVRGRAVAAYQDKKSFMDHYSRKTETYYGITEFDLSPDTMLTVGFDYQDNIPQGTSWSGSFPLVNSNGSINKMPRSYNNGTTWSSWEQNTRTAFAMLEHDLGDGWVTKFQLDHKINGYHADLGSIQFVQPAADGTAEINGQKYTGETKSTSADLYATGPFSLFGREHELVVGGSIGTSRWQGKGYWSPEWPGGNKVDFYNWNGHLAKPIYGPAQQYIDDTIRQTGYYVTTRLNVMDDLNVILGGRVANYHVTGNNPSYKETGRFIPYAGVIYDLNENFSAYASYTDIFQPQESTYKDRNEKLLEPDEGQNYELGLKGEFFGGRLNTSIAYFEVHETNRAISDDAYNNQTPTPQNYAFKGSKAVTKGYEAEISGELSPGWQVQGGYTHKIVRDDNDKKISTFEPEHQVNLNTTYKLKGDLDKFTVGGGVRWQTKGWNEIWNQPLQTNQDITQESYWLVDLMTRYQVTKNLSATVNFNNIFDKSYYTNVGFYNSAAYGEPRNVMVSTRWDF, from the coding sequence ATGCCAGCACGACTCGGTCTCAGCCCCCTGAGCAAAGCGTTATCCATGCGCAGGGCCCTGAACATGAACCTTCTTCCGAGTGCCCTGGCACTGGCGGTGTCGCTGCCGATTGCAGGCTACGTGCAGGCCCAGGAGATCGAGTTGAACATTCCTGCACAGCCGCTGGGGAGCGCGCTGCAGGAATTTGGTCGCCAGGCCAATGTGCAAGTGCTGTACAGCCCGGGCGATGTGCAGGGCAAGAACAGTCGCGCCGTCAAAGGCAAGATGCAGCCGCAGCAGGCCATCGATGCATTGCTCAACGGCAGCCAGACCACCTACAGCCTCAACGGCAATACCCTGACCGTGGCCGCTGCCAGTACCGGTGGCGGGCTGGAGCTGAGTCCGACCGAGGTCACCGCCAACTATCTGGGCAACGTGACTGAAGGTTCGGGCTCCTACACCCCAGGCACCATCGCCACGGCCACGCGCCTGACCCTGACGCCGCGGGAAACTCCGCAGTCGATCACGGTGATCACCCGCCAGCACATCGAGGACTTCGGCCTCAACAACATGGATGACGTGATGCGCCACACGCCGGGTATCACGGTGTCGGCTTATGACAGCGACCGTACCAACTACTATTCCCGTGGTTTTTCGGTCAACAGCTTCCAGTACGACGGTATTCCGTCCACCGTGCGTAACGTCGGCTATTCGGCGGGCAACACCTTAAGCGACATGGCAATCTACGACCGTGTCGAAGTCCTCAAGGGCGCTACCGGCCTGCTCAATGGGGCGGGCTCCCTGGGCGCGACCATCAACCTGATCCGCAAGAAGCCGACCTCGGACTTCAAAGGCCATGTGCAACTGGGTGCCGGTTCCTGGGACAACTACCGCAGCGAAGTGGATGTCAGCGGGCCCTTGACCGACAGCGGCAATGTCCGTGGGCGTGCGGTCGCTGCGTACCAGGACAAGAAGTCCTTCATGGACCACTACTCGCGCAAGACCGAAACCTATTACGGCATCACCGAATTCGACCTGTCCCCGGACACTATGCTGACCGTGGGCTTCGATTATCAGGACAACATCCCGCAGGGCACGAGTTGGTCCGGTTCCTTCCCGCTGGTCAACTCCAACGGCAGCATCAACAAGATGCCGCGCTCCTACAACAACGGCACCACCTGGAGTTCCTGGGAGCAGAACACCCGTACCGCGTTCGCCATGCTCGAACATGACCTGGGTGATGGCTGGGTGACCAAGTTCCAGCTTGACCACAAGATCAACGGCTACCACGCCGACCTTGGTTCGATTCAGTTCGTCCAGCCCGCCGCCGACGGCACCGCCGAAATCAATGGGCAGAAGTACACCGGCGAAACCAAAAGCACCTCCGCCGACCTCTACGCCACCGGGCCTTTCAGCCTGTTCGGCCGCGAACACGAGCTGGTGGTGGGCGGTTCGATCGGTACCTCGCGCTGGCAGGGCAAGGGTTACTGGTCACCGGAATGGCCAGGGGGCAACAAAGTCGATTTCTATAACTGGAATGGCCACCTCGCCAAGCCTATCTACGGCCCGGCCCAGCAGTACATCGATGACACCATCCGCCAGACAGGCTACTACGTGACCACGCGCTTGAACGTGATGGATGACCTCAACGTGATCCTCGGCGGGCGCGTGGCCAACTATCACGTTACAGGCAACAACCCTTCCTATAAGGAAACCGGCCGGTTCATCCCCTACGCCGGGGTGATCTACGACCTCAACGAGAACTTCTCGGCCTATGCCAGCTACACCGATATCTTCCAACCACAGGAAAGTACCTATAAGGACCGCAACGAAAAACTGCTGGAGCCGGACGAAGGGCAAAACTACGAGTTGGGCCTTAAGGGCGAGTTCTTCGGCGGCCGCCTGAACACCAGCATCGCTTACTTCGAGGTACACGAGACCAACCGTGCGATATCGGACGATGCGTACAACAACCAGACACCTACCCCGCAAAACTATGCGTTCAAGGGTTCCAAGGCCGTGACCAAGGGCTACGAAGCGGAAATCTCCGGTGAGTTGAGCCCAGGCTGGCAAGTGCAAGGTGGTTACACTCATAAAATCGTGCGTGATGATAACGACAAGAAAATTTCCACCTTCGAGCCCGAACATCAGGTCAACCTGAACACCACCTACAAGCTCAAGGGTGACCTGGACAAGTTCACCGTCGGCGGCGGCGTACGCTGGCAGACCAAGGGCTGGAACGAGATCTGGAACCAGCCACTCCAAACCAACCAGGACATCACCCAGGAATCCTACTGGCTGGTGGATTTGATGACCCGTTACCAGGTCACCAAGAACCTGTCGGCGACGGTCAACTTCAACAATATCTTCGACAAGTCCTACTACACCAACGTCGGCTTCTATAACTCGGCCGCTTACGGCGAGCCACGCAACGTGATGGTCAGCACCCGCTGGGACTTCTGA
- a CDS encoding cyclic peptide export ABC transporter, which produces MTDPKRGAFKGLLALLRPFRTIVTVSVALGMVGGLAITLLLATINNALHSASGMTQGVVLTFAALCVVALLSSIISDIGTNYVGQRIIAALRKDLGEKVLSAPIGQIERYRSHRLIPVLTHDVDTISDFSFAFTPLAIAATVTLGCLGYLAYLSVPMFLMMVVAIIIGSTVQFIAGGKGIQGFDLARSHEDELQRYYNAIASGAKELRMHRPRRFRMNTHRIQETADRISDIQVRSVNIYILAKTFGSMLFFVVIGLALAMQAYNPNPDPTVITGFVLVLLYMKGPLEHLLGYLPVVGKAKIAFGRISELSERFSSPEPHLLMDDSEAPKPVVTSLELRGVSYSPPAVEGSEPFHLGPIDLCIKQGDIVFIVGENGSGKTTLIKLLLGLYSPQAGEIRLNGEAVTDPERDDYRQLFTTVFSDYYLFDDLVQGSATQSLDSATQYLERLEIAHKVSVKDGVFSTTDLSTGQRKRLALVNAWLEERPVLVFDEWAADQDPAFRRIFYTELLPDLKRLGKTIIVISHDDRYFDIADQLVRLRAGQVVHEMEYA; this is translated from the coding sequence ATGACCGACCCCAAACGCGGCGCCTTCAAAGGCTTGCTCGCCCTGCTCCGGCCCTTTCGCACCATTGTGACGGTCTCCGTCGCCCTCGGCATGGTGGGCGGCCTGGCCATTACCCTGCTGCTGGCCACGATCAACAACGCGCTGCATTCGGCCAGCGGCATGACCCAGGGCGTGGTCCTGACCTTTGCCGCCTTGTGCGTGGTGGCGCTGCTCAGTTCGATCATTTCCGATATCGGCACCAACTACGTCGGGCAACGGATCATCGCCGCGCTGCGCAAGGACCTGGGCGAGAAGGTGCTGTCGGCGCCCATCGGGCAGATCGAACGGTATCGCTCCCACCGCCTGATCCCGGTGCTGACCCACGACGTCGACACCATCAGCGACTTTTCCTTCGCGTTCACCCCCCTGGCCATCGCGGCCACGGTCACCCTCGGTTGCCTGGGCTACCTGGCCTACTTGTCGGTGCCGATGTTCCTGATGATGGTGGTGGCGATCATCATCGGCAGCACCGTGCAATTCATCGCCGGCGGCAAAGGCATTCAGGGCTTCGACCTGGCGCGCAGCCATGAAGATGAGTTGCAGCGTTACTACAACGCGATCGCGTCGGGCGCCAAGGAACTGCGCATGCACCGGCCACGACGGTTTCGCATGAACACCCATCGCATCCAGGAAACCGCCGACCGCATCAGCGATATTCAGGTGCGCTCGGTCAACATCTACATCCTCGCCAAGACGTTTGGCTCGATGCTGTTTTTTGTGGTCATCGGCCTGGCCCTGGCGATGCAGGCGTACAACCCCAACCCGGACCCCACCGTGATCACTGGCTTCGTGCTGGTGCTGCTGTACATGAAAGGCCCGCTGGAGCACCTGTTGGGTTACCTGCCGGTGGTGGGCAAGGCCAAGATTGCCTTTGGCCGCATCAGCGAGCTGTCGGAACGCTTCTCCTCGCCCGAACCGCACCTGTTGATGGACGACAGCGAAGCGCCAAAACCTGTGGTCACAAGCCTCGAACTGCGCGGTGTGAGCTACAGCCCGCCCGCGGTCGAGGGCAGCGAGCCGTTCCACCTGGGACCGATCGACCTTTGCATCAAGCAAGGCGACATCGTGTTCATCGTCGGGGAGAACGGCAGCGGCAAGACCACCCTGATCAAACTGCTGCTGGGCCTGTACTCGCCCCAGGCCGGCGAGATTCGCCTGAACGGCGAAGCGGTCACCGACCCTGAGCGCGACGACTATCGCCAGCTGTTCACCACGGTGTTTTCCGACTACTACCTGTTCGACGACCTGGTGCAAGGCAGCGCCACCCAGTCGCTGGACAGCGCCACCCAGTACCTGGAACGCCTGGAAATCGCGCACAAGGTCAGCGTCAAGGACGGTGTGTTCAGCACCACCGACCTCTCCACCGGCCAGCGCAAGCGTCTGGCACTGGTCAACGCCTGGCTCGAAGAACGCCCGGTGCTGGTGTTCGACGAATGGGCCGCCGACCAGGACCCGGCCTTCCGCCGGATTTTCTACACCGAGCTGCTGCCGGACCTCAAGCGCCTGGGCAAAACCATCATCGTGATCAGCCACGACGACCGCTATTTCGACATCGCCGACCAGCTGGTGCGGCTGCGCGCCGGTCAGGTGGTGCACGAAATGGAGTACGCGTGA
- a CDS encoding N(5)-hydroxyornithine transformylase PvdF, translated as MTKKNLVYVWSLRNAAADKAGQPVAYKDHERYMKSVLEFLVGSLNDTSLGDAYTLVGVVYDDDEHNPRDQALVADYGFAYAPGRQWLYPADLRVQGTLVNGLLLSVPSTYRRLPRGSAEHVAGKQDFERRLHDTLVELKADIVVLDGLLVILDELVRPGAPFARRIMNIHPGITRIESPYERRGAYATWNALYGARGQTVVDWATKATTPSEPLYLTGASFHYVDNGIDSGEVFHDVLKTEISPQDTILELRWNNFNNSLFPALHEGLELLAKKG; from the coding sequence ATGACGAAAAAGAACCTGGTGTATGTGTGGTCCTTGAGAAATGCCGCCGCCGACAAGGCCGGGCAGCCGGTGGCCTACAAGGACCATGAGCGCTACATGAAGTCGGTACTGGAATTTCTGGTGGGCTCGCTCAACGACACTTCGCTGGGCGATGCCTACACCCTGGTCGGGGTGGTGTATGACGACGATGAGCACAACCCGCGGGATCAGGCGCTGGTCGCCGATTACGGTTTTGCTTACGCGCCTGGCCGCCAATGGCTGTACCCGGCGGACCTGCGCGTACAGGGCACGCTGGTCAATGGCCTGTTGCTGAGCGTGCCATCGACCTATCGTCGCCTGCCTCGGGGCAGCGCCGAACATGTCGCCGGCAAACAGGATTTCGAACGGCGCCTGCACGACACCCTGGTCGAGCTCAAAGCCGACATCGTGGTGCTCGATGGCTTGTTGGTGATCCTCGATGAACTGGTGCGCCCAGGCGCGCCGTTTGCGCGGCGCATCATGAACATCCATCCGGGTATCACGCGTATCGAATCGCCTTACGAACGCCGCGGCGCCTATGCCACCTGGAATGCGCTCTACGGTGCGCGTGGGCAGACGGTGGTGGACTGGGCGACCAAGGCCACCACGCCGTCGGAGCCGCTGTACCTCACCGGCGCCTCGTTCCACTACGTGGACAACGGTATTGATTCCGGCGAAGTGTTCCACGACGTGTTGAAGACCGAAATTTCACCGCAGGACACGATCCTCGAACTGCGCTGGAACAACTTCAACAACAGCCTGTTCCCGGCGTTGCATGAAGGCCTGGAACTGTTGGCCAAAAAAGGCTGA
- a CDS encoding formylglycine-generating enzyme family protein: MTPFRLKPLPALALTALCSALLPGLAQAAAAQPGKVFKDCKDCPEMVVLPAGTFTMGTPEDEVGREPDEGPMHEVTFAKPFAMSRFQITAGEWDSYVRQTGVTIANGDDRPGRECIASKPRYPQGPRQPAVCMDMDDIKRYVSWLSKKTGQNYHMVSEAQREYAARAGTRGPFPFPFDEGKGYSIAEHANTYGPADGYSYSSPVGSYPPNAFGLYDMHGNVYERVADCEHANYIGAPTDGSAWVEPNCEAYQIRGNDWGEAPVFSRSGNRNNIYPQTRGDWIGFRVVRDL, translated from the coding sequence ATGACGCCATTTCGACTCAAACCCCTGCCCGCCCTGGCGCTGACCGCGCTGTGCAGCGCCCTGCTCCCCGGCCTGGCCCAGGCGGCGGCAGCGCAACCGGGAAAAGTCTTCAAGGACTGCAAGGACTGCCCGGAAATGGTGGTGCTGCCCGCCGGCACCTTCACCATGGGCACCCCGGAAGACGAAGTCGGCCGCGAGCCCGACGAAGGCCCAATGCATGAAGTAACCTTCGCCAAGCCCTTCGCCATGAGCCGCTTCCAGATCACCGCCGGCGAGTGGGACAGCTACGTGCGCCAGACCGGCGTCACCATCGCCAACGGCGATGACCGCCCCGGCCGCGAATGCATCGCCAGCAAGCCACGCTACCCCCAGGGGCCACGCCAGCCAGCCGTGTGCATGGACATGGACGACATCAAGCGCTACGTGAGCTGGCTGTCGAAGAAGACCGGGCAGAACTACCACATGGTCAGCGAGGCCCAACGTGAATACGCGGCCCGCGCCGGCACCCGCGGGCCGTTCCCCTTCCCATTCGACGAAGGCAAGGGCTACAGCATTGCCGAACACGCCAACACCTACGGCCCGGCGGACGGCTACAGCTATTCGTCGCCGGTGGGCAGCTACCCGCCGAACGCCTTTGGCCTGTATGACATGCATGGCAACGTGTATGAGCGAGTTGCCGATTGCGAGCACGCGAACTACATCGGCGCGCCGACTGACGGCAGCGCCTGGGTGGAGCCCAACTGTGAGGCCTACCAGATCCGCGGCAATGACTGGGGCGAGGCGCCGGTGTTTTCCCGCTCAGGCAACCGCAACAACATCTACCCGCAGACACGGGGTGACTGGATCGGCTTTCGGGTAGTGCGCGACCTCTGA
- a CDS encoding aminotransferase class V-fold PLP-dependent enzyme, with the protein MSDRRTFLKQAGVFAASLPLGAALIPQVSAAMPNDPWAGLKQLFNQDPDYLHFSNFLVASHPRPVREAIERYRAQIDRNPGLAMDWDLQETWKREGQVREWAGRYLNATPPQIALTGSTSEGLAMIYGGIKVRADQEILTTEHEHYATQNVLDFRVRREGTQVRRIRLFESASRVSADEIIGNIQRAIRPNTRVLGMTWVQSGSGVKLPIGEIGRLVDEHNRHRDDNDRILYVVDGVHGFGVENLDFTDMHCDFFIAGTHKWMFGPRGTGLVCARDAENKYVTPMVPTFSEDTNFATTMTPGGYHAFEHRWAADEAFKLHLQLGKAPVQARIHALNSELKEHLLAHPQVELVTPRSPELSAGFTFFRVKGQDSGAIAAHMLQNRVVIDAVDRDVGPVIRTSPGLLNSSDEIQRFMALLSPRL; encoded by the coding sequence ATGAGCGACCGCCGCACATTCCTCAAGCAGGCCGGGGTCTTCGCCGCCAGCCTGCCGCTGGGCGCCGCGCTGATACCGCAAGTGTCGGCCGCCATGCCGAACGACCCATGGGCAGGATTGAAACAGCTGTTCAACCAGGACCCGGATTACCTGCATTTTTCCAACTTCCTGGTGGCCTCGCACCCAAGGCCGGTGCGCGAGGCCATCGAGCGCTACCGCGCGCAGATCGACCGCAACCCCGGCCTGGCGATGGACTGGGACCTGCAGGAAACCTGGAAACGCGAGGGCCAGGTGCGCGAGTGGGCCGGGCGCTACCTGAACGCCACGCCGCCACAGATCGCCCTCACCGGCAGCACCTCAGAGGGGCTGGCAATGATCTACGGCGGGATCAAGGTGCGCGCCGACCAGGAGATCCTCACCACCGAGCACGAGCATTACGCGACGCAGAACGTGCTGGATTTTCGCGTGCGCAGGGAAGGCACCCAGGTGCGCCGCATACGCCTGTTCGAGAGCGCCAGCCGCGTGTCGGCCGATGAAATTATCGGCAACATCCAGCGCGCTATCCGCCCCAACACACGGGTGCTGGGCATGACCTGGGTGCAGTCGGGCAGTGGCGTCAAATTGCCCATCGGCGAAATAGGCCGACTGGTCGATGAACACAACCGCCATCGCGACGACAACGACCGCATCCTCTACGTGGTCGATGGTGTGCATGGCTTCGGCGTGGAAAACCTCGACTTTACGGACATGCACTGCGACTTTTTCATTGCCGGCACCCACAAGTGGATGTTCGGGCCGCGCGGTACCGGCCTGGTGTGCGCGCGCGATGCCGAAAACAAGTACGTCACGCCGATGGTGCCGACCTTCTCCGAAGACACGAATTTCGCCACCACCATGACGCCCGGCGGCTACCACGCTTTCGAGCATCGCTGGGCCGCCGACGAAGCGTTCAAGTTGCACCTGCAATTGGGCAAGGCCCCGGTGCAGGCGCGTATCCATGCGCTCAATAGCGAACTCAAGGAACATCTGCTAGCGCATCCGCAGGTAGAACTGGTCACCCCGCGCAGCCCTGAACTGTCGGCGGGCTTCACCTTCTTCCGGGTCAAGGGCCAGGACAGCGGCGCGATTGCGGCGCACATGCTGCAAAACCGCGTGGTCATCGACGCGGTGGATCGCGATGTCGGCCCGGTGATCCGCACCTCCCCCGGCCTGCTCAACAGCTCGGATGAAATCCAGCGCTTCATGGCACTGCTGAGCCCGCGGTTGTGA
- the pvdM gene encoding pyoverdine-tailoring dipeptidase-like protein PvdM, whose amino-acid sequence MTKPRSKKALYLGLPLALAVAAGAGFLVWDHWFKGNAGYPLEVIKQANDLQDRLLSFDSHITVPMDFGTAGNEADKDGSGQFDLAKASRGRLSAAALTIFGWPEIWNGPNAPHKPTDGFVEEARHEQEVRYKIISGMVRDFPNQVGIAYTPDDMRRLHGEGKFAIFISMLNAYPLGNDLNQLDLWAARGMRMFGFSYIGNNAWADSSRPLPFFNDTTDALEGLSPVGQQAVARLNDLGVIIDVSQMSTKALEQVAQLSRTPMVASHSAPRASVDIPRNLSDKELQLIKRSGGVVQVVGFPAYLRPLSQPTQDKLNALRARFDLPPLPNLAMALMPGDAIIAAWSEQRFGQYASELYAILEEEPKATLKDWGDAIDYTVRKIGIDHVGIASDFNDGGGLQGWENVGDVRNVTAELIQRGYSEADIAKLWGGNFLRVWDQVQKAAKPLANHEVNP is encoded by the coding sequence ATGACAAAACCACGTTCGAAAAAGGCGCTGTATCTTGGCCTGCCGCTGGCTCTGGCCGTCGCTGCCGGGGCCGGTTTTCTGGTTTGGGATCACTGGTTCAAGGGTAACGCCGGCTACCCGCTGGAGGTGATCAAGCAAGCCAATGACCTGCAGGACCGCCTGTTGTCGTTCGACAGCCATATCACCGTGCCCATGGATTTCGGCACCGCCGGCAATGAAGCCGACAAGGATGGCAGCGGCCAGTTCGACCTGGCCAAAGCGTCGCGTGGCCGCCTGTCCGCCGCGGCCTTGACTATCTTCGGCTGGCCGGAAATCTGGAACGGCCCCAACGCCCCGCACAAACCCACCGACGGTTTCGTCGAAGAGGCCCGCCACGAGCAAGAGGTGCGCTACAAAATCATCTCCGGCATGGTCCGCGACTTTCCCAACCAGGTGGGCATCGCCTACACCCCGGACGACATGCGCCGGCTCCACGGCGAAGGCAAGTTCGCGATTTTCATCAGCATGCTCAACGCCTACCCGCTGGGCAACGACCTGAATCAGCTGGACCTGTGGGCGGCACGCGGCATGCGCATGTTCGGCTTCAGCTACATCGGCAACAACGCCTGGGCGGATTCATCGCGCCCGCTGCCGTTTTTCAATGACACCACCGATGCCCTCGAGGGCCTGTCCCCCGTTGGCCAGCAAGCGGTGGCGCGCCTCAACGACCTCGGGGTGATCATCGACGTGTCGCAGATGTCGACCAAGGCGCTGGAACAGGTCGCGCAATTGAGCCGCACGCCCATGGTGGCCTCCCACTCGGCACCACGGGCGTCGGTGGACATCCCGCGCAACCTCAGTGACAAGGAACTGCAACTGATCAAGCGCAGTGGCGGCGTGGTGCAAGTGGTGGGCTTTCCTGCCTACCTGCGTCCGCTGAGTCAGCCGACCCAGGACAAGCTCAACGCCCTGCGCGCGCGCTTCGATTTGCCGCCGCTGCCGAACCTGGCGATGGCCTTGATGCCGGGCGACGCGATCATCGCCGCGTGGTCAGAACAGCGCTTTGGCCAGTACGCCAGCGAGTTGTACGCGATTCTCGAAGAAGAACCCAAGGCGACCCTCAAGGACTGGGGCGATGCCATCGACTACACCGTGCGCAAGATCGGCATCGACCACGTCGGCATCGCCTCGGACTTCAATGACGGTGGCGGTCTCCAGGGTTGGGAGAACGTCGGTGACGTGCGCAATGTCACCGCCGAACTGATCCAGCGCGGCTACTCCGAAGCCGATATCGCCAAGCTGTGGGGCGGTAACTTCCTGCGGGTGTGGGACCAGGTGCAGAAAGCCGCCAAACCCTTGGCCAACCATGAAGTAAATCCATGA
- a CDS encoding PvdJ/PvdD/PvdP-like protein produces the protein MTISRRGFIAGLALTGAAVPAAFYAHRELTREEEFPITPGEATVDLADTQGQHLANTLRGVWSLRLEGHDAGLKGLPLQGLELLLDIAPRGRGLRGYLDTAENLRADGEPRYRVLGDLRTGEGALLYWRLIDRDSAAGIAAYEFTMSLDEVWADFGNAGSATLSGQILDLARPLALTERDNRFIAHKQLFPEARQRIGLNPTLLAWLIAPEHRLFHQLWHATRDQWHKLSEEKREALRGIGWQPGPRGQERDARGKRKDRNGSGIDFFFMHRHMLGTARSMQDLPSWTHFPEPQPALERDRLGFVRYFDNHDGFALPPCWSAPDDADYTQWVSDIKAAETYHSNFQVWESQYRDPRYLARLTLGQLGSEMELGLHDWLHMRWASVPRDPSNGAPVPFARDPADFAARWYAPENDFLGDPFSSHVNPVFWHFHGWIDDRIEDWFRAHERFNPGEVTRLEVNGVAWFAPGRWVEVGDPWLGPDTHGCSTTPGLQQGRSMEMDPEIMKLALRITFSDDEERLKGLFKRVPQRPWYARHLKLNRKA, from the coding sequence ATGACGATCTCTCGACGTGGCTTCATCGCAGGCCTGGCGCTGACCGGCGCGGCGGTGCCCGCGGCCTTTTATGCCCATCGCGAGCTGACACGGGAAGAGGAATTCCCGATCACCCCCGGCGAAGCCACGGTCGACCTGGCCGACACCCAGGGCCAGCACCTGGCCAATACCTTGCGCGGCGTGTGGAGCCTGCGCCTGGAAGGCCACGATGCCGGCCTCAAGGGCCTGCCGTTGCAGGGCCTTGAGCTGCTGCTGGATATCGCTCCCCGGGGCCGTGGCCTGCGCGGTTACCTGGACACCGCCGAGAACCTGCGTGCCGACGGCGAGCCGCGCTACCGCGTATTGGGCGACCTGCGGACGGGCGAGGGCGCCTTGCTCTACTGGCGGCTGATCGATCGCGATTCGGCGGCGGGCATCGCGGCCTATGAATTCACGATGAGCCTGGATGAGGTCTGGGCCGACTTCGGTAATGCCGGCAGCGCCACCCTCAGCGGGCAGATCCTCGACCTTGCGCGGCCCCTGGCATTGACCGAGCGCGACAACCGTTTTATCGCGCACAAACAGCTGTTCCCCGAAGCCCGCCAGCGTATCGGCCTCAACCCGACCCTGCTGGCGTGGCTGATTGCCCCCGAACACCGCCTGTTTCACCAACTGTGGCACGCCACCCGTGACCAATGGCACAAACTCTCCGAGGAAAAACGCGAGGCCCTGCGCGGGATCGGCTGGCAACCCGGGCCGCGTGGTCAGGAGCGTGATGCGCGGGGCAAGCGCAAGGACCGCAACGGCTCGGGCATCGACTTCTTCTTCATGCACCGCCATATGCTCGGCACTGCCCGCTCCATGCAGGACTTGCCGTCATGGACGCATTTCCCCGAGCCGCAACCGGCGCTGGAGCGCGATCGCCTGGGCTTTGTGCGTTACTTCGATAACCATGACGGCTTTGCGCTGCCGCCGTGCTGGTCGGCCCCGGATGACGCCGACTACACCCAGTGGGTGAGCGACATCAAGGCCGCCGAGACCTACCACAGCAATTTCCAGGTGTGGGAATCCCAGTACCGCGACCCGCGCTACCTGGCGCGATTGACGCTGGGCCAGTTGGGCTCGGAGATGGAGCTGGGCCTGCACGACTGGCTGCACATGCGCTGGGCCTCGGTGCCGCGCGACCCGTCCAACGGCGCCCCGGTGCCGTTTGCCCGCGACCCGGCGGATTTTGCGGCACGCTGGTACGCACCGGAGAACGACTTCCTCGGCGATCCATTTTCATCCCATGTCAATCCGGTGTTCTGGCACTTTCATGGCTGGATCGACGACCGTATCGAAGACTGGTTTCGCGCCCACGAACGGTTCAATCCCGGCGAGGTGACCCGGCTTGAGGTCAACGGCGTGGCCTGGTTCGCGCCGGGGCGCTGGGTTGAAGTCGGCGACCCCTGGCTGGGCCCGGACACCCACGGCTGCAGCACCACGCCGGGGTTGCAGCAGGGGCGCTCGATGGAAATGGACCCGGAAATCATGAAACTCGCCCTGCGCATCACCTTCAGTGACGATGAAGAACGGCTCAAAGGCCTGTTCAAGCGCGTGCCGCAGCGGCCCTGGTATGCGCGGCACCTCAAGCTCAACCGCAAAGCGTAA